GTGTTTCAACTACTTCTTCAACCAATTCTTCTTTAAAGGTAGAATCAAAATCACAGTTTCCTCTAACTGTTCGTACATTTTGTAAACAAGGAGCATCTGCTTTTAGTTCTGAATCCCCACAATGAAACATTACGTCCACTTCATTTTTGTGGCGATCAACAACTTGCTGAACTTCTTCCGTCCACCCATGACTATCACTCATAATTAATGCTTTCATGTGTTCTGCTCCCCCTTTTATTATGATTCGATCCATTCATCCCATTGATGAGTTAAAATGTTTAATGCATTGGCACGGTGACTAATTTTATTTTTTTCTTGTTTTTCTAATTGTGCCATCGTTTTGTTTGAATGCGGTAAATAAAAAATAGGGTCATACCCAAAACCGTGATCACCGGAAAACTCTTTCGCAATCATTCCTTCACACGTTCCACGTACCGTTTTTGTTTGTTTGCCTGGAATATAAACGGCCAGTACACATACGAATCTCGCTTGACGTTCTTCTTCTGGAAGGCCTTTTAACTCGTGTAAAAGCTTTTCATTATTTGCATGGTCATCTTTTTCATTACCCGCAAATCTCGCAGAATAAATCCCTGGTTTTCCACCAAGGGCATCAACCTCTAGTCCAGAGTCATCAGAGATGACAGCTTGATTAATCCTTTTTCCGATCGTTTCTGCCTTTTTGATTGCATTCTCCTCAAAAGTTGTACCGTCTTCTATTACATCAATATCCTCGTCAAGGTCTGATAGAGACTTGACAGTAATTCCTTTGTTTTCAAAGAAAGCTGCAAATTCATTCACTTTCCCTTGGTTTTTCGTTGCTATAAAAACTTGTTTTACATTCATGACGTTGCTTCCTCATTTTCTTCTTTCACAGGTAAATCACCAATTTTTTCTGCAAACTCACCGATTGCTTCTTTTTGCATAGCAAATAATTCATAAATCCCCTTTTCAGCAAGGTCTAACATTTCGTTTAGCTGCTTTCGAGAAAACGTTGCTTCCTCTCCAGTTCCTTGAATCTCAACGAACTCACCGTTTCCTGTCATAATAACATTCATATCAACATTCGCTTCTGAGTCTTCAATATAATTCAAGTCTAAAATGGCACCATTTTTCTCATCAATACCAACTGAAATAGCGGCTAAATAATCTTTTATTGGGTTCTTTTGCAATGTTTTTTCATTGATTAGTTTTTCAAAAGCAAGCGACATCGCAATAAATGCTCCAGTAATCGATGCCGTTCTTGTACCACCGTCAGCTTGAATGACATCACAGTCAATCCAAATGGTACGTTCGCCAATTACATCTAAATCAACGACAGAACGGAGTGCTCTTCCGATTAATCGTTGAATTTCCATCGTTCTTCCTGTTAGCTTCCCTTTTGATGATTCACGAATATTACGCTGTTCTGTTGCTCGTGGAAGCATTGAATATTCCGCTGTGATCCAGCCTTTACCTTGATTACGTAAAAATGGCGGAACACGATCTTCGATACTAGCTGAACAAATCACCTTTGTATCACCAAATGAAATTAACACCGATCCTTCTGGGTGTTTAATATAATTTGGTTTGATTTCTACGCTTCTTAACTCATTTGTTTCGCGATTGTCTGGACGCATCGAACCACTCCTTTTGTCATCATTGATATGTATAAAAATCTAAGTCTTCTCTCACTAACAACATCACTTCTCATCAAGAGACTTAGGGTTAAAAATGAAAAGAGGCAGCCAATAGGCTACCTCTTTAATGATAATCGTTTGAATAGCTAATTTCAAATGTACAAAGAACTTTTTAATATTCTCCTGTATTAACCATGCTTGGTCTTGATACGGGTTCTGTAAGAGTTTCTCCAGTACTTACAAGTACAGTACTTTCTGAATCAACTTGTACAGATACATTTTCAACGTCATTTTGTTCTGTCATTGAAAGGACGATCATATTTAACACATTTTCAGACATTGCCGTTCCTTGCATTTGACTTAATACAGCCTCATTAAAGTTCAACGTCAAGGTTCCATTTTGAAGAACAGGCTCAGAAACAAGTTCCACTTCTTGACGGAAGTCTGTTAGAAGGTTCGACATCATGTCCGGCCCTTTTAACAATTCAGCCATCACAGCTTCATAAGGATCAGCTTGTTGATCAACACGACGTGTCACTGGAACGTAATACGTTTGCTCACTATCTTGAGCAAGGAAGTAAACAACAAGAGATGTCGTTGAAGAAATGTCCGCATGGTCACTCATTTCTAAGTTGATCCCGTGCGCACGAGTATATCCTTCTACAATTGGCGTACCTCGTTGAGGCATTTCTTCGACATCTTCCCCATCCATTTGGATTCTTACTCGGTCAACACCTTCCATTTGCGTTACTGTCCATGTTAATGATTGTAAAACTTGAAGTTCGTGTTCCGGACGGTAATCTGCAAATTCTTCATTAAAATTAATTGTAGCAACCCCTTGATTAACTGTAGCATTAATTACTTCTGTACCAGGTGGTAATACGGCTTGGAAACCATTTGGTAACATCTCTGAAATTGGTCCACCTTGTATTAAGTATGATACTTTTTGTGCAACATCATTTTCAGACGCCGGTAAATTAAATGTTTGTGGTGCGACTAACCCATTTCTGTCAACTAAATAAAGCTCTGACATCGCTGTTTCTTCAACTACATCATCATCAACAGCTCCACCTTTTTCATCTACTCCTTCTTCAGTAGACCAAGGTTCTCCTATCTCATCTTCAACTTCTTCTTCCATTGCTTCAATTCCCTCTTCCATCACTTCAAGATCCAACTCTTCATCTTCGTCGAGATAGTTTATTTGTGGCGGATCCATATCCATCTCTTCAAACGTTTCGTCGACTGGATCAGCACCACATGCGCTGAGTGTTACTGCCCCAGCTAGACCAACGAGCAGCCACGTTGATTTTTTTGTTAGGCGACGCATACTTTCCCCTCCTTGACAGTTTGTACTATCATATATACGAGCTTGTTTAAAAATTAGACCAATAGATTGGACGAGTGTAGAAGAAATTTTTTTGAAACTTGGATATAAAACGAAGAGCTTAATGAGTGCATAAAAAAAGAACTTTTCTGGTGTAATGATGCGAGCTATATTGAGGAATGGTCGCTTTTTTATAAAGCGTTGATTAAGAGGGGTATCCACTATTTTCGTGAATTGTTCATGAGTTTTCTGATTTGTTCATTACCGTTTGTTTCTCTCCATTTACTTGAGACTTCAAAGTTCTACTTGCAGTTTTCTATTTTCATGGAATTTAATTAACAAATCACCTCTTACTTCTTAAGTATATTTACTACGTTAACAACAAAGATTAAAACTAGTACATACAAAAAGGAGGTGGCAGTAAATGGACGCACAACGCGCACAGCAAATTTCTTCTTCTCAATCAATGGCAAATGTCACTTATAATGGACAAGCGGTTTATATTGAGCATGTTGACCAACAACAAGGTGTTGCAACAATTCACCCTCTTGATAATCCAGAACAAAAACAAAGTGTTTCAATAGACAGCTTAATGGAGCAGTAGAACGATTATTTGTTCTAATATATGAAACAAGCTTGTATCCAATCGATGGATACAAGCTTGTTTTCTTTTTACACTTTTATCTTGAAATATTTAATCGTTTTATCCAACCTCTGATGAATTAGAGGCTTCAGACCCATCCTCTTTTTTAGCAAAACGGTTTACGATGACGTTAATTGCTCCATCACCTGTAACGTTTGTTGCCGTACCAAAGCTATCTTGAGCCATGTATAAGGCAATCATTAATCCCATAGCTGCCTCACCGAATCCTAACATTGTAGTTAATACTCCTAGTGCAGCCATAATCGCTCCTCCGGGTACACCTGGTGCTGCAATCATAATAATACCAAGCATCATAATTACTGGAAGCATTTCTCCAAAAGTTGGGACAGTATAGTCTCCCAACACGTGCATAACCGCAACAGCACAAGCAACGATCGTAATGACACTACCCGAAAGGTGGATTGTTGCACATAACGGAACACCAAAGTTTGCAACATCTTCTCGAACATTATTTTTCTTCGTTTGCTTAAGCGTAACAGGGATTGTTGCTGCACTACTCATCGTACCTAATCCAGTAAAATAAGCAGGAAGCATATTTTTCATAAGAGCAAATGGATTTTGCTTCGTAAGTGTTCCTGCTGTAACAAATTGAATGGTGATCCATAGCCAATGAGAAATTATCGCAACTAGTAATACAACACCAAATACTTGTAACGTATCAAAAACAGCTCCTTCTGCAGCTAGTTCTACAAAGATACCAGCTATGTATACAGGTAAAAATGGAATGATTACTTTAGAAATGACTAAATCAATAATATTTTTACCTTCATCAAATATTTTCATTAATGATTGACTGTTCGTTTTGGCAATACCGATACCGAAAAGGAATGCCATTGCAAGAGCCGTAATAACCCCCATAAGAGGTTCAATCTCTAAAGCTAGAAACCCCTCTACTCCAGATCCTTCCTCGGGGACTGAGCGCTCAGTCGCATTGATTAGTGGCATTACAGTAATCGCAATGATAAACGCAAAGATACCTGCTAGAATAGTGGACGCATACGCTGTACCAACCGTAGCACCAACCATTTTCCCGGATTTGTTTCCTAGTTTCGAAACCCCGGCAGCAATGAAGAATAAAATAATAAACGGAATAATAAAGCCGATAAATTGTCCAAAAATGTCTTTAATGGTGACAAAAAACTGGGTTACAAAGTTGATGTTCAATAGTCCAATAAGAATACCTGCAATAATACCAATGACTAACTTTCCAATAAGCTTCATCAAATTCCCCCTTGAATGTAAATTGTTAGATTTTAAAAAATATTTTGAAATAAAATATATTTATAATAATGCCTAAAATAAAATAGAAATACAAGTTATATTTATATGTTCAGAATATTAAGATTAAAGCGCTTACATTAGCTTATTGTCAATAATTCGTTTCGATCACATCTATACTAGGAAAACTGTCCTTCCCAAAAGAACTTGTGTAAATGTGTATAGGATTAACTCGTTATTATTTTATAATAATAAAGGGTGTATTGGAAGACAAAATTCTCCCAACACACCTTTACATTAATAAAATTTTATAGAAAAGCTTGTTTAAAACACGGATAATGATATTTTTCCATTTTTCATTTTCCTTTTGGCTTTATCGTCTCACGTAAAAAGCCAAATGGCTGAAGTCTTCGTGTAAGAAATTCAACTTGCTCTGATAACTGACCTACTTGTTTTTCTAGACGTGACACTCTTAAAGCGATATCCTCAGAAACTGGCTCCGTTTTTACTGAAGTTTGTGGGTGGATTGGGATTCTTAGCGTTTGTCCGATATAAAGGATGTTTGGATGATGAATCGTATTTACTTGCATCAATGCATCAAGTGATACATTATATCTATTTGCAATAGACCAAAGAGTTTCACCGGGGTGAACGGTGTGCAACATCATTTTACCTCCTCAAAACCTCAAACATCTTGCTTTGATTAGCCTATGTAAAAAATGTATTTTCAGTGCTTGACTTAATCATAAGAAAACGCCTATAACGGATAAACCGTTCATAGTGATTACAGCCAACAAAATGTACCACCAGTGACATAGTTCTTACCACTGAATGACAAAGAATGTACCAGTAAGTGCCAAGGTATTTACCACTTCACCTTCTGTATAATTATTGAGCACACCTGCGGGTGTGCCATTATTTATGTAGGAGGTATTTTTGTATGATTCATTATCGAAAGATATTGGAATTGCACGATGAGGGGATCAGCCTTAGGGGCATTACCGCAAGTACAGGTAACTCTCGTCAAAAAGTAACAGAGGTAATTAACCTAGCCGAAAAAAAGGGTTTGGTTTGTCCGTTAGAGGAAGAAATGACGGATAAATGGATTGAGGAGTTTCTTTTTCCAGAGAAAACATTAGAAGCTTCAGGCCGGCAACCATTGAACTTTGATTATATTCATGAAGAGTTGGCCAAGCCTAATGTGACACTTTCACTTCTTCATCATGAGTATGAAGCTGAATGTCGAGCGAATCAAAAGATTCCTTATTCGTACCGGAGTTTCTTGCGTCACTATAGTAGGTACGCAGACAAGTATAAAGCTACATTGCGTATACGCAGAAAACCAGGCGAGATAATGGAAGTTGATTGGGCAGGGTCCACAGCCTTCATCATTGATAGAGATACTGGGGAGAAGGTTAAAACGTATGTTTTCGTTGCGACACTACCGTGTAGTCAATTCTCCTATGCGGAAGCAACCTTATCGATGGATTCACAGTCATGGATTACTGCTCACAATAATGCGTATAAGTATTTTGGAGGCTCTACGCAAATTGTAGTACCAGACAATCTTAAAACGAGTGTGACAAAACATACCACTCGTGAATTGATTTTAAATCCTACTTATAGGGAAATGGCTGACTACTACAATACGGTTGTAATGCCTGCACGGGTTCGTACCCCAAAAGATAAGGCAAGTGTTGAAGGGTCTGTTGGAGTTATCTCTACATGGATTATCGCAGCATTAAGAAATACACATTGTTTTAGTATTGATGAATTGAACGAGGAAGTTCGGAAGAAATTAGATGAATTTAATCAGCGTCCTTTTACTAGAAAAAAAGGATCTCGTTTATCAGCATTTGAAGAAGAGGAGAAATTTGCCCTTTCTCCCCTTCCAGTTGCACCATATAAAATGTCTGAATGGAAAAAAACAAAAGTACGTCCTGATTATCATCTTTCCATCGAGAGCATGTTTTATTCTGTACCCTACGAATATATTAATCGAGAAGTAGAGGTGAAGCTTTCAGATCACCTCGTTGAAGTCTTTTTCAATCATATGCGTGTGGCATCACATAAACGATTATACGGGAAGTTTGGACAATCTTCCACCATTCGTGATCACATGCCTGATAATCATAAGTTATACGTGGATCAAACGCCAGAGGCTGCAATGGAATGGGCTGAAACTATCGGAGCATCAACCTTGAGCGTCATACGCTATCTTTTAGATACTTCACAAAATGAAAAACAGGCATTACAGTCCATATTTTCATTGAAAAAGGCTGAGCGCCGTTACACTAAATATGAAATTGAACGTGCATGTAAAATGGTCATTTCTATGACTAAAAGACCAACGGTCAAAAGTATTCAAACGATTTTAAAGAACAATAAAAAAAATGATGCCGAGCAAGAATTGAAACGCCAAACAGATATCAGCAAAAATAATCATGGCTTCACGCGAGGAGCTTCTTACTACGGGGGAACGGGTAAATGATGAATGAACAAACACTAACTAAATTACACGAAATGAAATTAAGCGGAATGGCGGAAGCTTATAAGGAACAATCATCAAATAAAGAATTTCAAAAGATGAGTTTCGAAGAACGTTTTAGTTTACTCGTCGATTTAGAACATTCCCGTCGTAAGAGTAATAAGCTCCAACGCTTGATTAAGACAGCAACTTTTTTGAATTCAAATGCATGTATTGAAGATTTGGAATATCATGAAGATCGAAGACTAGATAAAGATTTGATATTAAAACTGGCCGGCTGCACCTATATCCAAAGCAGTCACAACATCATATTGAAAGGACCTACTGGTTCCGGTAAAACATTTTTGGCAACGGCTTTTGGAGTATCTGCTTGTCGCCAATTTTATAATGTTAAATACATTCGCTTACCGGAATTATTGGATGAACTGTCTCTCGCAAAATTAGCCGCAGACGGCAGCTACCGGAAATTGATCAAAAAATATAAGAAAGTAGATTTACTCATCCTTGATGAATGGTTACTGACAGACCTATCAACGGATGAAGCAGCAATCCTATTAGAAATTACAGAATCTCGTCATAAAGCTGCTTCGACGATTTTCTGTTCACAAATTGACCCTAGTGGATGGCATATAAAGTTAGGGAATGAAACAATTGCGGAAGCAATTCTTGATCGTATTATCCATGACTCCTATCAAATTCTGATAGACGGAGATGTTTCTATGCGTGAGCGTCATGGATTAGGTGGGTAAGTTGAAGATGGCGACTCTAACGAGAAAGGAACTGCGAAAGATAGAAGAATACTATTATTGGAGTGGATACAAAGCCTGGTATCCATTTCCTAAAGAACTAAAAGCAGAGCTTTTGAGTGTCTATAGTGAGGAGCCTTTTCCTCAAACTTGGACGGAGGAGGATATTTGGCAGGGTTCCAGAAAAGTGATCAAGAACTACTTCGATAACAAATCTAACTAATTGAACGTAAAAAAGTCCTACAAGATTATTAAAATGTTAATCTGTAGGGCTTTTTTATTCAATGGTAAACACGTTGGCGTTGTGTGGTAATATCCTTGTCATTCGGTGGTAAAAAACATGGCGAGAGTGGTACATTCTAGTGGCCGTAATCATCATAGGCGTTTTTTTCTTTTATTGTTAAGCTGCGGATTGTGCTGATGCATTTTTCTTAAAGATCACTTGTCGGATGTAAGGAATTACCCAACGGTCTCCACCGTAGCGACCTGCGTTGTATCCTGCTGCGATGACAAAGATACTGATTAATACTAAGAATGGATTTGATGATATTGTTCCTGCAAACATGAATGCGAAGTTCATAATCATTCCGAAGAAAACAGCTGCTGTTGTTAAGATCCCTAACAGTAAGCCTATTCCTACTAAAAGCTCTCCCCAAGCGACCATGAAACTAAATACCCCAGCATTCGGTAAAGCAAAGCCCTCAATGAATGCGTGATACGTTGGATATTGCTCGATAACGGCTTCGTTATTCACAACACCATTTAAATAACCAGATGCATCAAAACCGCCAGTTACTTTTGACCAACCTGCTGTCATCCATTGCCACCCTAAATACACACGTAATACTGCTAAAATCCCCGCTGCGATTGAATTATTTCTTAAAAAGTCCATAAACATGATGAATTCCTCCTCTAGTAAAATATGAATTTATTATTTCCTTAGGTTTCCGACATTCCAGTTAAATGATTAACATGTTTGATTAAGTTGTTGTTATTAGTGATCACTAACTCTTTACACTTATATTATATACTCTATACACTTGTGAAAACCGTCACAAGTGTGAACGTTCCGTTGCAATCTGGTGAATAAAGTGTGACAAACATCACTTTCGACTATACTAAGTGCACGTATAGTTAAATGAGCCACTAATGGCGGAAAGTCATTTGTATTTCGCCAAAAGCACCTTTTAACAACAAAAAAACCAGGTGCCAAGCACCTGGTTTTTTTACCACAAACTCAAGGACGGAAGCAATTAGCATTGATTCATCTTCCTCGCAAGCTAGTGATTATTTTTATCTAGCTTTTCATTTATAACAACCACTTTCTTTTCAAGGTTTTCTAGACGATGTTTATTTGTTTTATTTCTTTTAATAAGAACAACCAGCAAATAAATAATTCCAAAAATGAATGCGAACGAAAAAAGCTGATATAAAATATCAATCACTTCAAATGCATCTCCTTTAATAACTTTATTTTCACTAATGAAATGTTCGATAAAGAAATTTCTTGTTCCACGTGTGACAATTATTTAATACACCATCTTTTGATGTGAATTGTAATTGTCTTTTCTCATGGTCATGTGGACTAAGGTTATTTCCATCTCCTAAAAACTCTACCAGGTATATGGTTGTTTCTTATGAAAACAACTGAATAACACTTATATATCAACAAAAATAAAGGAGATAATGCAGGCACGTTTTCCCTCCATAAATGAGCGGTTATTTTCGATTTTCTTCCTTTAAACTGAACTAATTTAATTATGTCCGCCATCTCTTTATTACAACCATTAGAAACGATTAAACCTTTTATGTTTAATACCTGCCGTTTCATTTACCATCGAAGCTTCTAATACCGCATTTCGGTCAACAGAGAGTACTTTTTCTTTAAGTTTAGGATACATAAACCTGTTCGTTATACAGTAAATGACTTTTGTTTGCTCTCTTAAATAACCACCTTCACCATATAAATATGTCAGTTGCACATCTAAATCCTTAATTAACATTTCTCCGATTTCTTCAGGTTTGTCTGAAATAATTGTAATCGACTTCTCTTGATTTAACCCGTCCAATACAAAATCAATCGTTTTAGAAACGATAAAAAAAATCGCAACGGAGAACATCGCTTGCTCCAAAGAAAAAATAAAAGCCGCTATGGATAATATGATTGCATTAATTGCAAACAAAAATGTGCTAAACGGAATATGGTATTTTTTATTAATCCAAATCGCAATCATTTCAGTACCGTCAATTGCACCACCCAATTTAACCACTAATCCGATGCCTATACCTAGTAAGAAACCACCATATAACACAATTAATACTTCAGATGTTGTAATAGGAAGCATTGGAGCCATCCACGCCAAGCCGATACTCGTTATAACGTTCGCGTACAATGTCCGAATCACGAACTTTCTTCCCATATACTTTGCTGCAAATAGTAAGGCTGGAATATTTAAAGCAAGAAACACGGCCCAAATAGGTAATTCCCACACCGCGTTCGACATAATCGCTATTGCTGTTACACCTCCATCAACGAGGTCATTCGGAGCTAGGATTAGTTCAAGTCCGGCAGCTACAATAATCGAACCACATGTTAAAATAACGTATTCAAAAAGCTTTGTCATCCTCCCCCCCTTAAACTCACAAAGGTCGTCACATATTCATAAATATGTTTTTTATCACTAGTGTTGCATAAATAGTGTCGTAATTTTCAGTTTAATTGTATAACCTTCTCAGAGCCAAAAAGGTAAATACCCAATTAAAGGTGGCTCCATCCATTTGGAAATTAATTTACAATTAGACTAGTGCGACAATGACAAAACTCTGTTAAGGGATGGCTTTCCCTTCAATCTTTCGAAGCCAAATATGCGCTGATTTCCACAATGCAGCCCTTAAATAACGGCTAATTTGCAAGGTTTTTATCCTACTATTTGTCTCAATTTGAGCGAGTACATGCAGACAATAAACAATCAGTGCAATAAATATTTGGTTTTGGATTGCCCATTCGCTTTGCCCATAGAACTTCTTGACTCTGAGATGTTGCTTTATCCACTTGAAAAACAATTCGATTGCCCAGCGTGATTTATACATCTCTGAAATTTCTTCGGCGCTTAAATCAAATCGATTGGTGATCAGTTGCAGTTCATTCCCTTTAGAATCAATCACTTTTAAAAGACGAAAGTAATTTTCAGCACGATTTTGCGTTGTTCCAATCAAGACCATTTGATCGGATAAAACAGATGATTCTTTAGGTAGTATAAAGTCGTCAACTACCCGTATCACAGCGTTCTTCCTTAGCCTTGACAGGAAAAAGTAGCCATCGTCAGTCATACGATCGAAGCGTTCATAGTCGAGATAACCACGGTCAAACACGTACATGCACTCTTTGTCATCAACCATGACTTCCAGCTGATTACGATCGTGTTCCTTCGCTGTTGTAATCAAGGCTTTTTCAGGGTATGAAACTCCTTTTTCCATAAAAACTAGTCGCAAATGTAACTTCACACCAGCTTTTGTTTTGCGGAATTTTGCCCATCTATGATTCGTTAAATTCAACGGCATGGTGCTTGAATCAACGATCTTTAATGGCATAATGAGTTTCGTGTAATGTGTTTTGGCATGTATTTGCCCAACTAAATCCAAAAATAGCTGTTGAAATAAATCTGGATTCATGCCGTTCAATCGTCGTGAAAGCTGAGAAATACTGATGGAATCAAGATCAATCCCTTTTTGTAGTTGATCATCAAAGAGACAATCACTCAGTGCATGGAGACTTTCTACCTCTTCTAGCTGTGCGTATAGTAATAATTTCAAGAATGATTCTGTCGTAAGTTTCTTTGTATAAAAATCTAATTTCAATGTTTTCACCTGTTCATTAAATAATCGAAGATTTATTGGTGAAAACCATTGTCCAAATGAAGTTTTTCGTGTAATCTTATCCATGAGTTGGTCCTTTATTATTGGATTTGGACGGGATTACCACCTGACTTATCCATTATAAAGGACTTTTTCTTTGCACAAAATAACTTTATTGAACATTTTGAGTATTTTTAATAGTTAGCCTAAATTAATGCAACACTAGTGGTTTTTTATTTTACGATCATGTTTGTCATCATTTAAATTATTATGACTTATGTTTTCTTCTTACTAAACAAAACTTATTTAATAACATTTACTGTTATGGCAAGCGTTCCCCACTTTCTCTCTTGTTCACGTGTGTAAATCGTATACGTGCTCTCGACCATTTCTTGTATTGATTTTCCCTTTGCATCATAAGCTTCTGCTGGAATATCACTATACATCTCTTTAAACGAAGAGTAAGTATGTAATTCAAGGATT
The Bacillus shivajii DNA segment above includes these coding regions:
- a CDS encoding ASCH domain-containing protein, translating into MLHRMKLLDQPFKSMKEGRKTVEVRLNDDKRRKLKVGDEIEFVIIPKLNESLFVEILELHTYSSFKEMYSDIPAEAYDAKGKSIQEMVESTYTIYTREQERKWGTLAITVNVIK